In a single window of the Caproicibacterium sp. BJN0003 genome:
- a CDS encoding GntR family transcriptional regulator: MDIIISNSNNLPIYEQITSQIKEKILTGELKNGEALPSMRLLAKELRISVITTKRAYEELEREGFLHTIVGKGSFVAGKSPELLHENQLRITQEQLAKAVETAKSYDISYEELLEMLTILYKGE; the protein is encoded by the coding sequence ATGGACATTATTATCAGTAACTCTAACAATCTGCCGATTTATGAGCAGATTACTTCTCAGATCAAAGAAAAAATTTTGACCGGTGAACTAAAAAACGGAGAAGCTCTGCCTTCTATGCGGCTACTAGCAAAAGAACTTCGAATCAGCGTAATCACAACAAAACGTGCTTATGAAGAACTGGAACGCGAAGGATTCCTTCATACCATTGTCGGAAAAGGAAGCTTTGTTGCTGGAAAAAGTCCAGAACTACTCCATGAAAATCAGCTGCGCATCACACAAGAGCAACTTGCTAAAGCGGTTGAAACTGCAAAAAGTTATGACATTTCCTATGAAGAGCTTTTGGAAATGCTTACGATTCTTTATAAAGGAGAATAA
- a CDS encoding ABC transporter ATP-binding protein — protein sequence MENDLEIRSLNKSFQSGFALKDINLTLPRGSVMGFIGQNGAGKTTTIKCILNLLHPDSGTIRIFGKEIAQNEIEVKENIGVVFDECPLHETLSAEKAEKILSKIYQNWDSSLYQSYLKEFKLPPKRPIKEYSRGMKMKLSITCALAHHPKLLLLDEATSGLDPVVRDEILEIFYNFIQDESHSILMSSHITSDLEKIADYITFIHHGKILFSSPKDQILDSFGILKCGKQNFEMLDPSEYISYRENNFGYEILVKDRYLSKKKHPDMVLDRVNLDEIMVFFVKGEK from the coding sequence ATGGAAAATGATTTAGAAATCAGATCCCTAAATAAATCTTTTCAAAGCGGCTTTGCCTTAAAAGATATTAATCTTACTCTACCGCGTGGAAGCGTAATGGGATTTATCGGACAAAACGGAGCTGGAAAAACAACAACCATTAAATGTATTTTGAATCTGCTTCACCCGGACAGTGGAACGATTCGAATTTTTGGGAAAGAAATCGCACAAAATGAAATTGAAGTCAAAGAAAATATTGGCGTCGTATTTGATGAGTGTCCGCTGCACGAGACTCTTTCTGCCGAAAAAGCAGAAAAAATCCTCTCGAAAATTTATCAAAACTGGGATAGCTCTCTTTATCAGTCTTATTTAAAGGAATTTAAGCTTCCGCCTAAACGTCCTATTAAAGAATACTCGCGCGGAATGAAAATGAAGCTCTCTATTACCTGTGCACTCGCACATCATCCAAAGCTTCTGCTTTTAGATGAAGCTACCAGCGGATTGGATCCTGTTGTACGGGACGAAATTTTGGAGATTTTTTATAATTTCATTCAAGATGAATCTCACTCCATTTTGATGTCCTCCCATATCACCAGCGATCTCGAAAAGATTGCGGATTACATTACTTTTATTCATCATGGAAAAATTTTGTTTTCTTCTCCAAAAGATCAAATTCTAGATAGCTTTGGGATTTTAAAATGCGGGAAACAAAATTTTGAGATGCTTGATCCTTCTGAATATATTTCCTATCGCGAAAACAATTTCGGGTATGAAATTCTGGTAAAAGACCGTTATTTATCAAAGAAAAAGCATCCAGATATGGTTTTGGATCGAGTTAACCTAGACGAAATTATGGTCTTTTTTGTGAAAGGAGAAAAATAA
- a CDS encoding ABC-2 transporter permease → MIGLISKDFLVLQKLMRSQIPILLIMTILFTFSFGNSTYALSMVCVFLMASSVNIFYYDDTAKWDSFAQTLPIKKKTIVEARYCSSLLTILGGILVVTILEFISKIFVSRSESDVPFVPVLCITVFLVCLMYSILFPIIYRFGPEHSRVISIAVIMIPVLIFILLGKSGALDNLFTSLESSGMESMIPIYCYLSVPAGIVLLFLSCLLSIHIYNQKEF, encoded by the coding sequence ATGATTGGTCTTATCTCAAAAGATTTTCTGGTGCTGCAAAAACTGATGCGTTCACAAATCCCGATTTTGCTAATCATGACAATTCTATTCACATTTTCATTTGGAAACAGTACTTACGCTCTTTCCATGGTTTGCGTTTTTTTAATGGCTTCTTCCGTCAATATTTTTTATTATGATGATACCGCTAAATGGGATTCTTTCGCACAGACACTTCCAATTAAAAAGAAAACAATCGTAGAAGCTCGCTACTGCTCCTCCCTGCTCACGATTCTAGGCGGAATTCTTGTCGTTACAATATTAGAGTTCATCAGCAAAATTTTTGTCTCTCGTTCAGAAAGTGACGTTCCTTTCGTCCCCGTTCTCTGTATAACCGTTTTTCTGGTGTGCCTAATGTACTCTATTTTATTTCCCATTATTTATCGCTTTGGACCGGAACACTCCCGTGTGATTTCGATCGCAGTCATTATGATTCCAGTACTGATCTTTATTCTTCTTGGAAAAAGCGGCGCCCTTGACAATCTATTTACTTCTCTCGAATCCAGCGGAATGGAATCGATGATTCCAATTTATTGTTATCTTTCCGTTCCCGCCGGAATTGTGCTGCTGTTTTTATCTTGTCTGCTTTCTATTCATATCTATAATCAAAAAGAATTTTAA
- a CDS encoding phosphatase: MDKKRAGKCAAVIDIGSSMLKMRIAQLQKGKIVDLDRLEYPIHLGHEVFTEGKISYESLRELSSALNGFSSLLKEYGITQCTTVATSALRDSENRAYILDQLKIHNNLSVKVLEGDQEKSRIYFEILTVLKDSPDLLPGKSLISYIGSGTIGLALYDGEIMISSESIPIGALKLHDMLGSIQNLTEDFHTVLEEYLDSTLDHAIRPLSGEEITNLILTGNEIEQIASLCNVKAHDGRYLLPVKSFKKLYKSIRSLTSDQISMQYQITQEEAEPLYSALAIYMKLIRSTKALNIICPKVELWDSLLRDQLYPKMKNLYAQHIRQNAISCAERLAANFDYNPKHTQAVRLCSEKIFDKTKSFHGLDNNKKLLLDLAAILHDCGHYVTAKHPLRATYHLLQDLSIYGITRQDRLITAFIAGFSEFDTPDFSQPEFLGLPEETKLVISKLTAIFRLANALDKSHMQKAMDIKVKTNGEKMTVTAFCNDNFYLERWAFEQCAPFFQDVFGIEPVLVVKETFI, from the coding sequence ATGGATAAAAAAAGAGCCGGAAAATGTGCCGCTGTTATCGACATCGGCTCCAGCATGCTTAAAATGCGAATTGCACAGCTGCAAAAGGGAAAAATCGTAGATCTCGATCGTCTGGAATATCCGATTCACCTCGGACATGAAGTCTTTACCGAAGGAAAAATTTCTTATGAAAGCTTAAGGGAACTCTCTTCCGCTTTAAACGGGTTCTCTTCTCTTTTAAAAGAATACGGTATTACACAATGTACTACCGTCGCCACCTCTGCCCTACGGGATTCAGAAAACCGCGCATATATTCTAGATCAGCTGAAAATTCATAATAATCTCTCCGTAAAAGTGCTGGAAGGCGATCAGGAAAAAAGCCGTATTTATTTTGAAATTCTTACCGTATTAAAAGATTCCCCTGATCTTTTACCCGGCAAATCTCTGATCTCCTATATTGGTTCCGGAACAATTGGACTAGCTCTCTATGATGGAGAAATCATGATTTCTTCTGAAAGCATTCCCATCGGCGCTCTAAAGCTGCATGATATGCTTGGCAGCATTCAAAATCTTACTGAAGATTTTCATACCGTTTTGGAAGAATATTTAGACAGTACTCTCGATCATGCAATCCGCCCACTCAGCGGTGAGGAAATTACCAACCTGATTTTAACTGGAAATGAAATTGAACAGATCGCATCTCTTTGCAATGTTAAAGCCCATGACGGACGTTATCTGCTGCCGGTGAAAAGTTTTAAAAAGCTTTATAAATCCATTCGTTCTTTAACTTCAGATCAAATTTCAATGCAGTATCAGATTACCCAAGAAGAAGCCGAACCGCTCTATTCTGCCCTTGCAATTTATATGAAATTAATTCGTTCCACAAAAGCTTTAAATATTATCTGTCCAAAAGTAGAACTATGGGACTCACTTCTTCGTGATCAGCTTTATCCAAAAATGAAAAATCTTTATGCGCAGCACATTCGTCAAAATGCAATCTCATGTGCCGAACGATTAGCTGCAAATTTCGATTATAATCCTAAGCATACTCAAGCTGTACGCTTATGCTCAGAAAAGATTTTCGATAAAACCAAATCTTTTCATGGCTTAGATAACAATAAAAAGCTGCTTTTAGACCTCGCCGCTATCCTGCACGACTGCGGACATTATGTGACAGCGAAACACCCCTTACGGGCCACTTATCACCTTTTACAGGACCTGAGTATTTATGGAATTACCCGTCAGGATCGCTTGATTACCGCTTTTATTGCAGGCTTTAGCGAATTTGATACACCAGATTTTTCACAGCCTGAATTTTTGGGCCTTCCTGAAGAAACGAAACTTGTGATTTCCAAACTGACGGCTATTTTTCGTCTGGCGAATGCGCTGGATAAATCCCATATGCAAAAAGCAATGGATATCAAGGTAAAAACAAATGGTGAAAAGATGACCGTGACTGCTTTCTGTAATGACAACTTTTATCTCGAACGATGGGCATTCGAACAATGCGCACCATTTTTTCAGGATGTCTTTGGAATTGAACCGGTCCTTGTCGTAAAAGAAACGTTTATTTGA
- a CDS encoding RNA degradosome polyphosphate kinase, giving the protein MEKMPYYNRELSWVDFNYRVLEEAFKKENPIMERIRFLSITASNLDEFFMVRVAGVVEQVRSKYHAEDLSGLTPQKLLEKLNIKIHEFMEKQYSCLHRSIIPALKKLNISFLTPDEMNEEQLSFLSNYFEKVLFPVLTPLAVDPSRPFPLLANKSLNVAIRLEGNGKPYFAVVQVPSILSRYLELPSRNGSREFILLENLIIYKLEELFEASDIRAACPFRMTRNSDLEIDEGAEDLLAEIQKSIKKRKRGNPVRLELLQKCDPETKSFLLEMIHIRKDNIYELQGPLDLTFLSKFADLPGFERYCFKPIIPVYPPADFWNYKSIFDAIREKDRMVHHPYESFETVVDFVRQAAEDENVLAIKQTLYRVSGHSPIIAALIRAAENGKQVTVLVELKARFDEENNILWAKKLEEAGCHVIYGLAGLKTHCKILLVVRRDEDCIRRYVHMGTGNYNDSTAKIYTDIGVFTCKEPFGTDASSLFNVLTGYSRPPEYNKMLVAPNELRGFFESMIERETQNAQNGLPCGITAKVNSLVDPEIISLLYKASQAGVPIHLIVRGICCLIPGLPGVSEHIEVISIIGQLLEHSRIFRFENGGTPKIYMGSADWMSRNLDRRIELVFPIEDEELKQRAFGILDLMLNDNINARMMTNTTEYHHIDRRGKVPCNCQREFSRLAQEAVAKLEIPDRDQPLKPILSPDFDR; this is encoded by the coding sequence ATGGAAAAGATGCCTTATTATAATCGTGAACTAAGCTGGGTCGATTTTAACTATCGGGTTTTGGAAGAAGCTTTTAAAAAAGAAAATCCGATCATGGAACGTATTCGTTTTCTTTCGATCACAGCCAGTAACCTCGATGAATTTTTTATGGTTCGTGTAGCAGGAGTTGTGGAACAAGTCCGCAGCAAATATCATGCAGAGGATTTAAGCGGTTTAACCCCACAAAAGCTTTTGGAAAAGCTCAATATCAAAATCCACGAATTCATGGAAAAACAATATTCCTGTTTGCATCGTTCCATCATTCCGGCTCTTAAAAAACTAAATATTTCATTTCTTACACCGGATGAAATGAATGAAGAACAGCTTTCGTTTCTTTCTAACTATTTTGAAAAAGTCCTTTTTCCTGTATTAACCCCGCTTGCAGTTGACCCCAGCCGCCCATTTCCACTTCTAGCCAACAAAAGTCTCAATGTAGCAATTCGCCTTGAAGGAAATGGAAAGCCCTATTTTGCAGTTGTACAGGTTCCCTCTATTCTTTCTCGCTATTTGGAACTACCCTCCCGGAATGGAAGCCGAGAATTTATTCTTCTTGAAAATTTAATCATTTATAAATTGGAAGAATTATTTGAAGCAAGTGATATTCGTGCTGCCTGTCCTTTTCGCATGACCAGAAACAGTGATCTTGAGATCGATGAAGGCGCCGAAGATCTGTTGGCAGAAATTCAAAAATCTATTAAGAAACGAAAACGTGGAAATCCAGTTCGGCTGGAACTTTTGCAAAAATGCGACCCGGAAACAAAATCGTTCCTGCTCGAAATGATTCATATCCGAAAAGATAACATCTACGAACTTCAAGGCCCGTTGGATTTAACATTCCTCTCCAAATTTGCAGATCTGCCCGGATTTGAGAGATATTGCTTCAAGCCAATCATACCAGTTTATCCTCCTGCTGATTTTTGGAACTATAAAAGTATTTTTGATGCAATCAGAGAAAAAGATCGCATGGTTCACCACCCTTATGAGAGTTTTGAAACCGTTGTTGATTTTGTACGTCAAGCCGCAGAAGATGAAAATGTGCTTGCTATTAAACAAACCCTCTATCGAGTCAGCGGTCATTCTCCGATTATTGCAGCGTTGATTCGTGCCGCTGAAAACGGGAAACAAGTAACCGTTTTAGTGGAACTGAAAGCACGTTTTGATGAAGAAAATAATATTCTCTGGGCAAAGAAACTGGAAGAAGCCGGCTGTCATGTTATTTATGGACTGGCAGGCCTCAAAACACACTGTAAAATTTTACTGGTTGTCCGAAGAGATGAAGATTGCATCCGTCGCTATGTTCATATGGGAACTGGAAATTATAATGATTCCACTGCAAAAATTTATACCGATATTGGTGTCTTTACCTGCAAGGAACCATTTGGAACAGACGCCAGCAGTCTTTTTAATGTATTGACAGGTTATTCTCGCCCACCGGAATATAATAAAATGCTGGTAGCTCCAAACGAACTGCGCGGATTTTTTGAATCTATGATTGAGCGCGAAACTCAAAATGCCCAAAATGGGCTTCCTTGCGGTATCACTGCAAAGGTAAATTCTCTTGTTGATCCCGAAATCATTTCTCTCCTTTATAAAGCTTCGCAGGCAGGAGTTCCGATTCACCTCATCGTACGCGGAATTTGCTGCTTGATCCCCGGTCTGCCTGGAGTCAGCGAGCATATTGAAGTCATCAGCATTATCGGGCAGCTTCTCGAACACAGCCGGATCTTTCGTTTTGAAAACGGAGGGACTCCAAAAATTTATATGGGAAGCGCAGACTGGATGAGCAGAAATCTTGACCGCCGTATAGAATTAGTCTTCCCAATTGAAGATGAAGAGTTAAAACAACGTGCATTTGGAATTCTTGATCTAATGTTAAATGATAATATTAATGCCAGAATGATGACTAACACAACAGAATATCATCATATCGACCGGCGTGGGAAAGTCCCCTGCAATTGTCAACGTGAATTCAGTAGGCTGGCACAGGAAGCTGTTGCAAAGTTGGAGATTCCTGATCGAGATCAACCTTTGAAACCAATTTTAAGCCCTGATTTTGATCGTTGA
- a CDS encoding 6-phosphofructokinase, which translates to MLRVGILTSGGDCQGLNSAIRGVAKALYVRFDSHVEIYGIADGYRGLIEGNARLMNPEDFSGILTLGGTILGTSRQPFKMMRVVEDDSVDKVKNMKENYKKLKLDCLVILGGNGTHKTANLLSQEGLNIVTLPKTIDNDIWGTEMTFGFYSAMNIATNVVDCIHTTATSHGRVFIVEIMGHKVGWLTLYAGVAGGADVILIPEIPYDIDEIADTIQRRNKNGKRFSILAVAEGAISKEEAALSKKQLKAARTLETQYPSISYRIAERLGQKTGQEIRVTVPGHFQRGGSPCPYDRVLSTRFGTAAANLIAEKKFGNMVALQNGAIIPVPLSEVAGKLKRVPLDSEVIRTAREIGISFGDHP; encoded by the coding sequence TTGCTGCGTGTAGGTATTCTAACGAGTGGAGGCGACTGTCAAGGACTTAATTCTGCAATCCGCGGAGTTGCCAAAGCACTTTACGTTCGATTCGACAGCCATGTAGAAATTTATGGAATTGCAGACGGATATCGTGGTCTAATCGAAGGAAACGCTCGGTTAATGAATCCAGAGGATTTTTCCGGGATCCTAACCCTAGGCGGTACAATTCTTGGGACCAGCCGTCAGCCTTTTAAAATGATGCGAGTCGTAGAAGATGACAGCGTTGATAAAGTAAAAAACATGAAAGAAAATTACAAGAAGCTCAAACTGGACTGCCTTGTAATTTTAGGTGGAAACGGAACCCATAAAACTGCAAATCTCCTGAGTCAAGAAGGACTTAATATTGTAACCCTCCCCAAAACGATTGATAACGATATCTGGGGAACCGAAATGACTTTTGGCTTTTACAGTGCCATGAATATTGCTACTAATGTTGTAGACTGCATCCATACCACTGCGACCTCTCATGGACGCGTATTTATCGTGGAAATTATGGGTCATAAAGTCGGCTGGCTTACTCTTTATGCAGGAGTAGCCGGCGGTGCTGACGTAATTTTGATCCCGGAGATCCCCTATGATATCGACGAGATTGCAGACACAATCCAACGGCGTAATAAAAACGGCAAGCGTTTTTCTATCCTTGCAGTAGCAGAAGGTGCCATTTCTAAAGAGGAAGCAGCCTTAAGCAAAAAGCAGCTCAAAGCTGCAAGAACTCTTGAGACTCAATATCCCTCCATCAGCTATCGGATTGCCGAAAGGCTTGGCCAAAAAACCGGTCAAGAAATTCGAGTAACGGTACCAGGTCATTTTCAGCGCGGCGGCAGTCCATGTCCTTATGACCGCGTCCTTTCCACCCGCTTTGGTACTGCAGCTGCAAATTTGATTGCAGAAAAAAAGTTTGGAAATATGGTAGCCCTGCAAAATGGAGCAATTATTCCGGTCCCCTTATCAGAAGTAGCCGGAAAATTAAAGCGTGTTCCATTAGACAGCGAAGTGATTCGCACTGCACGAGAAATTGGAATCTCTTTTGGAGATCATCCCTGA
- a CDS encoding ComEA family DNA-binding protein: MERENWEIEVLVGLAAILAAVCIGFNLFFVPDVSPSVVEVATDVQDVSSAYNGKIHVNTASESALQELDGIGPALAKRIVEYRETHGKFTSIEDLKNVRGIGDQLFDQIRNQIDL; the protein is encoded by the coding sequence ATGGAGCGTGAAAATTGGGAGATAGAAGTGCTGGTTGGATTGGCAGCAATTTTGGCAGCAGTCTGTATCGGATTTAATTTATTCTTTGTCCCCGATGTTAGCCCGTCTGTTGTAGAGGTTGCGACAGATGTACAGGACGTTTCAAGTGCTTATAACGGAAAAATTCATGTAAATACAGCATCGGAATCTGCATTACAGGAATTAGATGGGATAGGCCCTGCTTTAGCGAAGAGAATTGTAGAATATCGGGAAACACATGGAAAATTCACTTCGATAGAAGATTTGAAAAATGTAAGGGGAATCGGTGATCAGCTATTTGATCAGATTCGTAACCAAATCGATTTATGA
- a CDS encoding RluA family pseudouridine synthase, with product MGKKIELVVDHSGTGQRLDKYLGQAVEELTRSAAEKLILSGNVTCKGESLSKKELLKEGQILNLFIPDPEQLNVKAENIPLEIIYEDDDLLVVNKPKGMVVHPAPGNHDGTLVNALLAHCGDSLSGINGVIRPGIVHRIDKDTSGLLIVAKNDYSHRKLAEQIKVHSFTRLYEAVVHGNLKEDSGTIDKPIGRHPIERKKMAVTEKNSRPAITHYTVLKRYSQFTHVRLKLETGRTHQIRVHMAYLGHPVAGDPLYGPKHPVPGLNGQCLHARTIGFIHPRSGKYMEFTSELPLYFKEFLKKLENLYGA from the coding sequence ATGGGAAAGAAAATTGAATTAGTTGTTGATCATTCCGGGACGGGACAGAGGCTTGATAAGTATTTAGGCCAAGCTGTTGAAGAACTCACAAGATCAGCTGCGGAAAAGCTGATTTTATCGGGAAATGTGACATGTAAAGGAGAATCGCTTTCAAAAAAAGAGCTTCTCAAAGAAGGACAAATTCTAAACCTTTTCATTCCGGACCCGGAGCAACTCAATGTAAAGGCCGAAAACATTCCTTTGGAAATCATCTATGAAGATGATGATTTGTTGGTCGTTAATAAGCCCAAGGGAATGGTGGTGCATCCGGCACCTGGAAATCATGATGGAACCTTAGTGAATGCGCTTTTGGCGCATTGTGGAGATAGCCTTTCCGGAATCAATGGAGTGATTCGTCCTGGAATTGTTCATCGTATTGATAAAGATACCAGTGGATTATTAATTGTTGCAAAGAATGATTATTCTCATCGAAAATTGGCAGAGCAAATTAAAGTCCATAGCTTTACACGTTTATATGAGGCAGTCGTGCATGGGAATCTGAAAGAAGATTCCGGCACGATTGACAAACCGATTGGACGTCATCCGATCGAGAGAAAAAAGATGGCAGTTACAGAAAAAAATTCGAGACCGGCGATTACGCATTATACTGTTTTAAAACGATATTCACAGTTTACGCATGTTCGTTTGAAGTTGGAAACAGGAAGAACTCATCAGATTCGGGTTCATATGGCTTATTTAGGGCATCCGGTTGCGGGAGATCCACTTTATGGTCCAAAGCATCCAGTCCCAGGGCTTAATGGGCAGTGTCTGCATGCGCGGACAATTGGATTTATTCATCCAAGAAGTGGAAAATATATGGAATTTACTTCAGAATTACCGCTCTATTTTAAAGAGTTTTTAAAAAAGCTGGAGAATTTATATGGAGCGTGA
- the lspA gene encoding signal peptidase II, whose translation MGSVSKTKNKRPLLCLFAFVFAGLAAGIDQWIKWIIVENVKPIKSINVISHIFSLFYLENRGAAFSIFENKQLFLILFTSLLCVVIIGMILFYKSQNAWSWVACVLVLGGGIGNLIDRIRLGYVVDYLKFSFFPPVFNFADICVVTGVILFIIHVLLGEYAHK comes from the coding sequence ATGGGTTCTGTTTCAAAAACAAAAAATAAAAGACCGTTGCTTTGTTTATTTGCTTTTGTGTTTGCAGGATTAGCAGCAGGGATCGATCAGTGGATTAAATGGATAATTGTTGAGAATGTAAAACCGATTAAGAGCATCAATGTGATTTCTCACATTTTTTCCTTGTTTTATCTTGAAAATCGAGGTGCTGCTTTTAGTATTTTTGAAAATAAGCAGTTGTTTCTGATTCTATTTACTTCACTGCTTTGTGTCGTAATTATTGGAATGATCCTATTTTATAAGTCCCAAAACGCTTGGTCATGGGTCGCCTGTGTCCTTGTTTTGGGAGGAGGAATCGGAAATCTAATTGATCGAATCCGATTAGGATATGTGGTGGATTATTTAAAATTCAGCTTTTTCCCTCCGGTGTTTAATTTTGCAGATATTTGTGTCGTTACTGGGGTAATTCTTTTCATAATTCATGTGCTCTTAGGGGAATATGCCCATAAATAA